A part of Podarcis raffonei isolate rPodRaf1 chromosome 12, rPodRaf1.pri, whole genome shotgun sequence genomic DNA contains:
- the CFAP69 gene encoding cilia- and flagella-associated protein 69 isoform X1, which translates to MSSTARPEASPSLQVPSFAEMGRSPSSSSRQLRPSESQFSGSLGQQDNNLKSMDLNHVVKLLEETELSNLEDQLEALKKVAKRYEYGLILNDLTQISKILNLCAERIPLHNVFLEPTCEILKLYGLPFYKKKLSDEVNYTKEVQESIANLGYLMRVPCSQVRIQICKCVISFYHTEPPKKEYEVYQPVSANYKRQMVEAGGLAETLVLALTLVENQLQEKLWIIKTLQHLSISETNCKLMMKAEAPRRLCSHLNDADPSGQLLFRSSEILWNLLEKTSKEEIIEQLSNLECVNALKEAFTNLLIHGSRHYDRQLRNDILVIATLVAQNPGAPMIETGFAKLLILFATFVEVKSHNPLVRNLRLTYCYEDFELKKLLLNMLTVLAKDLCIVQLLQEGKVILALFHYLKPNEKPGMVDMSAAQYEELQLLAIATLATMAPLLVDDYMMCQGNTRLLMFLEWCMGNDPFFAQGNSFHGTGGRGTKLAQMRYTLKVLNPVVSLCDDAVNVDLCDQGAINQLLGILKNTTKNYPESAIVVEIQTDILLLLSTLCENNLHRKELFGWEGVDTLIPFMKMDSKKFYSGLGHNRLLFTALDCLWCCVMGCTILEDYFIEREGLFTLLDLLVLNQKNVCNLILGILVEFCDNPKTASHINTWRGKKDQTAANLLIKLWREEEIQMGVKHDEVGRIVDTKKPLAGKFQRKQEVTPMPASCPTIAVMDVAENMRAKIYCVICKLGFENLPGLSAKDFVTLAIIRRYLDFKVGEIWSEIYAELKKENIKPVTPDHEALQVIMEAFENVGKMVISLQTEMLESQQYQELREEEKSYAKIQSLHKQKEMVSKSWESFLARTSNYETLKKAKRIQEKSIENSRTKVKPYNATFHPTDIKGLNTTVASGRLVTVESTPAELTGGPLADTDLAVKKLSIRGGALKRIKTVKVVDPFKKDSVSVK; encoded by the exons ATGTCTTCCACAGCCAGGCCCGAGGCTTCTCCGAGCCTCCAAGTCCCTTCCTTCGCCGAGATGGGGAGGTCGCCTTCCTCGTCCTCCAGGCAACTGCGCCCTTCGGAAAGCCAGTTCAGCGGCAGCCTCGGGCAGCAG GATAACAACTTGAAATCCATGGATCTTAATCATGTTGTCAAACTGCTTGAAGAAACAGAATTA AGTAATTTGGAAGATCAGCTTGAAGCACTGAAGAAGGTTGCAAAACGCTATGAATATGGGCTT ATTCTTAATGATTTAACACAAATATCTAAAATTTTAAATCTATGTGCTGAAAGAATTCCACTCCACAATGTTTTCCTAGAACCAACATGTGAAATTCTTAAATTATATGG GTTACCATTTTACAAAAAGAAGTTATCTGATGAAGTAAACTACACCAAAGAAGTTCAAGAATCAATTGCAAATTTGG GTTACTTAATGAGAGTGCCATGTTCTCAAGTAAGGATACAGATATGTAAGTGTGTAATTAGCTTTTACCACACTGAACCACCAAAGAAAGAGTATGAag TTTATCAACCTGTAAGTGCAAACTATAAAAGGCAGATGGTGGAAGCAGGAGGTTTAGCAGAAACTTTAGTCCTGGCGCTGACATTAGTTGAAAATCAACTTCAAGAGAAATTATGGATAATCAAAACACTGCAACATCTTTCTATTTCTG AGACAAATTGTAAACTTATGATGAAAGCTGAAGCCCCAAGAAGATTATGTTCTCATCTTAATGATGCTGACCCTTCTGGACAGCTGCTATTCCGTTCCTCAGAAATCCTCTGGAATTTATTagaaaaaacctctaaggaagaaaTTATTGAGCAGCTCAGTAATTTGGAATGTGTAAA TGCTCTGAAGGAAGCATTTACGAACTTGCTTATACATGGTTCCCGCCATTATGATCGCCAGCTAAGAAATGACATTTTGGTGATCGCCACCCTTGTGGCTCAGAACCCAGGAGCACCAATGATT GAAACAGGGTTTGCCAAGCTGTTAATATTATTTGCCACTTTTGTTGAAG TAAAAAGTCATAATCCTTTGGTAAGGAACCTCAGGCTGACTTACTGTTATGAAGATTTTGAGTTGAAAAAGTTACTGCTTAACATGCTTACTGTACTAGCAAAAGATTTATGTATTGTACAG CTGCTACAAGAGGGTAAAGTTATATTGGCCTTGTTTCATTATTTAAAACCAAATGAAAAGCCAGGAATGGTTGACATGTCTGCTGCCCAGTATGAAGAGTTACAGCTTCTTGCAATTGCAACCTTAGCTACAATGGCTCCCTTGTTGGTAGATGACTACATGATGTGCCAAGGAAATACTCGCCTTCTCATGTTTCTCGAATGGTGCATGGGCAATG ATCCTTTCTTTGCTCAAGGTAACAGCTTCCATGGTACTGGCGGTCGTGGCACCAAGCTTGCACAGATGCGCTACACCTTGAAAGTACTGAATCCTGTTGTGTCCCTTTGTGATGATGCTGTGAATGTTGATCTTTGTGATCAGGGAGCAATTAATCAACTGTTAG GTATCTTAAAGAATACCACAAAGAATTATCCAGAAAGTGCCATTGTGGTAGAAATTCAGACTGATATTTTACTTCTCTTGTCAACTCTTTGTGAAAATAACCTTCATAGAAAG GAACTCTTTGGATGGGAAGGAGTTGATACACTTATTCCTTTTATGAAGATGGATTCAAAGAAATTCTATAGTGGATTGGGTCATAATCGTCTGCTTTTTACTGCTCTGGACTGCTTATG GTGCTGTGTCATGGGCTGTACTATTTTAGAGGACTATTTTATTGAAAGAGAAGGCCTCTTCACTCTCCTGGATTTGCTTGTT TTAAATCAAAAGAATGTTTGCAATCTAATACTTGGGATATTAGTTGAATTTTGTGACAACCCTAAAACTGCTTCTCATATCAATACCTGGCGAGGGAAAAAAGATCAAACAGCAGCCAATTTATTAATAAAGTTATGGAGAGAAGAAGAGATTCAGATGGGAGTGAAACATGACGAAGTTGGGAGAATTGTTG ATACAAAGAAGCCATTGGCTGGCAAGTTCCAAAGAAAGCAAGAAGTTACTCCAATGCCTGCCAGTTGTCCCACTATTGCTGTTATGGATGTTGCTGAAAACATGCGAGCAAAGATTTATTGTGTAATATGTAAATTAG GCTTTGAAAATTTGCCTGGCCTCTCTGCCAAGGATTTTGTTACACTTGCTATCATACGTAGATATCTTGACTTCAAG GTAGGTGAAATCTGGAGTGAGATATATGCagaacttaaaaaagaaaacatcaaacccGTAACTCCTGACCATGAAGCACTGCAGGTTATTATGGAAGCATTTGAAAACGTTGGAAAGATGGTTATCTCTCTTCAGACTGAAATGCTGGAAAGCCAACAATACCAGGAACTtcgagaagaagaaaaaagttatgCCAAG ATTCAATCCCTCCATAAGCAAAAGGAAATGGTCAGTAAGTCCTGGGAAAGTTTCTTGGCCCGGACATCAAATTATGAGACTTTAAAG aAAGCGAAAAGGATTCAGGAAAAATCCATAGAAAATTCTAGAACAAAGGTAAAACCTTACAACGCAACATTCCATCCAACGGACATTAAAGGCCTAAATACAACT gTTGCATCTGGTCGCTTAGTAACTGTTGAAAGTACACCTGCTGAATTGACTGGAGGGCCACTAGCTGATACAGATCTTGCAGTCAAAAAGCTCTCCATTCGTGGTGGAGCCTTAAAGAGGATCAAAACAGTTAAAGTTGTGGATCCATTCAAGAAAGATTCAGTATCTGTAAAATAA
- the STEAP2 gene encoding metalloreductase STEAP2: MESISMMGSPKSLNETFLPNGVNGIKDTSKVTIGIIGSGDFAKSLTIRLIRCGYHVVIGSRNPKFAAEFFPHVVDVTHHEDAVAKANLIFVAIHREHYAALWDLKHLLVGKILVDVSNNMRVNQYPESNAEYLQSLFQDSFVVKGFNVISAWALQLGPKDASRQVYICSNNFQARHQVMELARQLSFIPLDLGALSSAREIENLPLRLFTLWKGPVIVAVSLATFFFIYSFIRDVIHPYVRNQQSDFYKIPIEIVNKTLPVVAITLLSLVYLSGLLAAAYQLYSGTKYRRFPPWLESWLQCRKQLGLLSFFFATVHVVYSLCLPMRRSERYLFLNMAYQQVHADVENTWNEEEVWRIEMYVSFGIMSLGLLSLLAVTSIPSVNRSLNWREFSFIQSTLGYVALLISTFHVLIYGWKRAFEEQYYRFYTPPNFVLALVLPCTVILGKVFLLLPCISRKLRRIRRGWERRQFMEDGSGTGSHPSPERVTIM, encoded by the exons ATGGAATCAATTTCTATGATGGGAAGTCCCAAATCTTTAAATGAAACCTTCTTGCCAAATGGTGTAAACGGTATCAAGGACACCAGCAAGGTCACAATAGGCATAATTGGAAGTGGAGATTTTGCAAAATCACTGACCATTAGGCTTATTAGGTGTGGGTACCATGTGGTCATAGGAAGCAGAAACCCTAAATTTGCTGCTGAGTTCTTTCCACATGTGGTTGATGTCACTCATCACGAAGATGCTGTAGCAAAAGCAAATTTGATTTTTGTTGCTATACACAGAGAACACTATGCTGCTTTGTGGGACCTCAAACACCTGCTTGTTGGTAAAATCCTTGTAGATGTCAGCAATAACATGAGAGTTAACCAGTATCCAGAATCTAATGCAGAATACTTGCAGTCACTTTTCCAAGATTCTTTTGTTGTCAAAGGATTCAACGTTATCTCAGCCTGGGCACTGCAGTTAGGACCCAAAGATGCTAGCAGACAG gtctaCATATGTAGTAATAATTTTCAAGCTCGACATCAAGTTATGGAACTTGCCCGTCAACTCAGCTTCATTCCTCTTGATTTGGGCGCTTTATCATCTGCAAGGGAGATTGAAAATTTGCCTCTTCGCTTGTTCACGCTGTGGAAAGGACCAGTAATAGTGGCTGTCAGCCTGGCCACCTTCTTCTTCATCTATTCTTTCATCCGAGATGTAATTCATCCTTACGTGAGGAACCAGCAGAGTGATTTCTACAAAATTCCTATTGAGATCGTGAATAAGACATTGCCAGTTGTTGCTATCACTTTGTTGTCTCTAGTGTATTTATCAGGGCTGCTGGCAGCTGCTTATCAACTTTATTCTGGCACTAAGTACAGGCGATTTCCACCTTGGTTAGAGAGCTGGTTGCAGTGTAGGAAACAGCTTGGACTGCTTAGCTTTTTCTTTGCAACGGTGCACGTGGTTTACAGCCTCTGCTTGCCCATGAGGAGGTCCGAACGGTACTTGTTCCTGAATATGGCTTATCAGCAG GTCCATGCGGATGTTGAAAATACATGGAATGAGGAAGAAGTCTGGCGGATTGAAATGTATGTCTCCTTTGGAATAATGAGCCTGGGGCTGCTTTCTCTGTTGGCTGTAACTTCTATTCCTTCAGTAAACAGGTCGTTAAACTGGAGGGAATTCAGTTTTATCCAG TCTACTCTTGGATACGTCGCTCTGCTCATAAGTACCTTCCATGTGTTAATTTATGGGTGGAAAAGAGCCTTTGAGGAACAATACTACAGATTTTACACACCACCAAATTTTGTTCTTGCACTTGTCTTGCCATGCACAGTAATTCTGGGTAAGGTATTTTTGCTGCTGCCGTGCATAAGCAGGAAATTGAGGCGGATAAGAAGAGGATGGGAAAGAAGACAATTTATGGAAGATGGAAGTGGAACTGGTTCACATCCCTCGCCAGAAAGGGTTACTATCATGTGA
- the CFAP69 gene encoding cilia- and flagella-associated protein 69 isoform X2 → MRVPCSQVRIQICKCVISFYHTEPPKKEYEVYQPVSANYKRQMVEAGGLAETLVLALTLVENQLQEKLWIIKTLQHLSISETNCKLMMKAEAPRRLCSHLNDADPSGQLLFRSSEILWNLLEKTSKEEIIEQLSNLECVNALKEAFTNLLIHGSRHYDRQLRNDILVIATLVAQNPGAPMIETGFAKLLILFATFVEVKSHNPLVRNLRLTYCYEDFELKKLLLNMLTVLAKDLCIVQLLQEGKVILALFHYLKPNEKPGMVDMSAAQYEELQLLAIATLATMAPLLVDDYMMCQGNTRLLMFLEWCMGNDPFFAQGNSFHGTGGRGTKLAQMRYTLKVLNPVVSLCDDAVNVDLCDQGAINQLLGILKNTTKNYPESAIVVEIQTDILLLLSTLCENNLHRKELFGWEGVDTLIPFMKMDSKKFYSGLGHNRLLFTALDCLWCCVMGCTILEDYFIEREGLFTLLDLLVLNQKNVCNLILGILVEFCDNPKTASHINTWRGKKDQTAANLLIKLWREEEIQMGVKHDEVGRIVDTKKPLAGKFQRKQEVTPMPASCPTIAVMDVAENMRAKIYCVICKLGFENLPGLSAKDFVTLAIIRRYLDFKVGEIWSEIYAELKKENIKPVTPDHEALQVIMEAFENVGKMVISLQTEMLESQQYQELREEEKSYAKIQSLHKQKEMVSKSWESFLARTSNYETLKKAKRIQEKSIENSRTKVKPYNATFHPTDIKGLNTTVASGRLVTVESTPAELTGGPLADTDLAVKKLSIRGGALKRIKTVKVVDPFKKDSVSVK, encoded by the exons ATGAGAGTGCCATGTTCTCAAGTAAGGATACAGATATGTAAGTGTGTAATTAGCTTTTACCACACTGAACCACCAAAGAAAGAGTATGAag TTTATCAACCTGTAAGTGCAAACTATAAAAGGCAGATGGTGGAAGCAGGAGGTTTAGCAGAAACTTTAGTCCTGGCGCTGACATTAGTTGAAAATCAACTTCAAGAGAAATTATGGATAATCAAAACACTGCAACATCTTTCTATTTCTG AGACAAATTGTAAACTTATGATGAAAGCTGAAGCCCCAAGAAGATTATGTTCTCATCTTAATGATGCTGACCCTTCTGGACAGCTGCTATTCCGTTCCTCAGAAATCCTCTGGAATTTATTagaaaaaacctctaaggaagaaaTTATTGAGCAGCTCAGTAATTTGGAATGTGTAAA TGCTCTGAAGGAAGCATTTACGAACTTGCTTATACATGGTTCCCGCCATTATGATCGCCAGCTAAGAAATGACATTTTGGTGATCGCCACCCTTGTGGCTCAGAACCCAGGAGCACCAATGATT GAAACAGGGTTTGCCAAGCTGTTAATATTATTTGCCACTTTTGTTGAAG TAAAAAGTCATAATCCTTTGGTAAGGAACCTCAGGCTGACTTACTGTTATGAAGATTTTGAGTTGAAAAAGTTACTGCTTAACATGCTTACTGTACTAGCAAAAGATTTATGTATTGTACAG CTGCTACAAGAGGGTAAAGTTATATTGGCCTTGTTTCATTATTTAAAACCAAATGAAAAGCCAGGAATGGTTGACATGTCTGCTGCCCAGTATGAAGAGTTACAGCTTCTTGCAATTGCAACCTTAGCTACAATGGCTCCCTTGTTGGTAGATGACTACATGATGTGCCAAGGAAATACTCGCCTTCTCATGTTTCTCGAATGGTGCATGGGCAATG ATCCTTTCTTTGCTCAAGGTAACAGCTTCCATGGTACTGGCGGTCGTGGCACCAAGCTTGCACAGATGCGCTACACCTTGAAAGTACTGAATCCTGTTGTGTCCCTTTGTGATGATGCTGTGAATGTTGATCTTTGTGATCAGGGAGCAATTAATCAACTGTTAG GTATCTTAAAGAATACCACAAAGAATTATCCAGAAAGTGCCATTGTGGTAGAAATTCAGACTGATATTTTACTTCTCTTGTCAACTCTTTGTGAAAATAACCTTCATAGAAAG GAACTCTTTGGATGGGAAGGAGTTGATACACTTATTCCTTTTATGAAGATGGATTCAAAGAAATTCTATAGTGGATTGGGTCATAATCGTCTGCTTTTTACTGCTCTGGACTGCTTATG GTGCTGTGTCATGGGCTGTACTATTTTAGAGGACTATTTTATTGAAAGAGAAGGCCTCTTCACTCTCCTGGATTTGCTTGTT TTAAATCAAAAGAATGTTTGCAATCTAATACTTGGGATATTAGTTGAATTTTGTGACAACCCTAAAACTGCTTCTCATATCAATACCTGGCGAGGGAAAAAAGATCAAACAGCAGCCAATTTATTAATAAAGTTATGGAGAGAAGAAGAGATTCAGATGGGAGTGAAACATGACGAAGTTGGGAGAATTGTTG ATACAAAGAAGCCATTGGCTGGCAAGTTCCAAAGAAAGCAAGAAGTTACTCCAATGCCTGCCAGTTGTCCCACTATTGCTGTTATGGATGTTGCTGAAAACATGCGAGCAAAGATTTATTGTGTAATATGTAAATTAG GCTTTGAAAATTTGCCTGGCCTCTCTGCCAAGGATTTTGTTACACTTGCTATCATACGTAGATATCTTGACTTCAAG GTAGGTGAAATCTGGAGTGAGATATATGCagaacttaaaaaagaaaacatcaaacccGTAACTCCTGACCATGAAGCACTGCAGGTTATTATGGAAGCATTTGAAAACGTTGGAAAGATGGTTATCTCTCTTCAGACTGAAATGCTGGAAAGCCAACAATACCAGGAACTtcgagaagaagaaaaaagttatgCCAAG ATTCAATCCCTCCATAAGCAAAAGGAAATGGTCAGTAAGTCCTGGGAAAGTTTCTTGGCCCGGACATCAAATTATGAGACTTTAAAG aAAGCGAAAAGGATTCAGGAAAAATCCATAGAAAATTCTAGAACAAAGGTAAAACCTTACAACGCAACATTCCATCCAACGGACATTAAAGGCCTAAATACAACT gTTGCATCTGGTCGCTTAGTAACTGTTGAAAGTACACCTGCTGAATTGACTGGAGGGCCACTAGCTGATACAGATCTTGCAGTCAAAAAGCTCTCCATTCGTGGTGGAGCCTTAAAGAGGATCAAAACAGTTAAAGTTGTGGATCCATTCAAGAAAGATTCAGTATCTGTAAAATAA